A stretch of the Acyrthosiphon pisum isolate AL4f chromosome A2, pea_aphid_22Mar2018_4r6ur, whole genome shotgun sequence genome encodes the following:
- the LOC100160205 gene encoding DNA-directed RNA polymerase II 15.1 kDa polypeptide-like, which translates to MSGYDSRSDGPGFVGIRFCQECNNMLYPKEDKEHKVLLYACRNCDHRQMADSNCIYVNKIMHEINELTHIVSDVTSDPTLPRSEDHPCPKCKHRESVFFQAQTRRAEEEMRLYYVCTNPHCIHRWTESSI; encoded by the exons atgtcggGTTACGATTCCCGAAGTGACGGACCTGGATTTGTCGGAATTAGATTCTGTCAAGAATG TAACAACATGTTGTATCCAAAAGAAGACAAAGAACATAAAGTACTGTTGTACgct TGCCGAAATTGCGATCACAGACAAATGGCTGACAGCAATTGCATTTATGTGAACAAAATTATGCACGAAATCAA CGAACTTACTCATATTGTTTCCGATGTAACGTCTGATCCAACTTTACCCAGGTCTGAAGATCATCCCTGTCCAAAATGTAAACACCGAGAATCAGTATTTTTCCAAGCTCAAACTAGACGTGCAGAG gaggAAATGAGATTGTATTATGTGTGTACCAATCCACATTGCATACATCGTTGGACCGAGtcttcaatttaa
- the LOC100574233 gene encoding DNA-directed RNA polymerase II subunit RPB9-like, which translates to MSGYDSRSDGPGFVGIRFCQECNNMLYPKEDKEHKVLLYACRNCDHRQMADSNCIYVNKIMHEINELTHIVSDVTSDPTLPRSEDHPCPKCKHRESVFFQAQTRRAEVYLILGI; encoded by the exons atgtcggGTTACGATTCCCGAAGTGACGGACCTGGATTTGTCGGAATTAGATTCTGTCAAGAATG TAACAACATGTTGTATCCAAAAGAAGACAAAGAACATAAAGTACTGTTGTACgct TGCCGAAATTGCGATCACAGACAAATGGCTGACAGCAATTGCATTTATGTGAACAAAATTATGCACGAAATCAA CGAACTTACTCATATTGTTTCCGATGTAACGTCTGATCCAACTTTACCCAGGTCTGAAGATCATCCCTGTCCAAAATGTAAACACCGAGAATCAGTATTTTTCCAAGCTCAAACTAGACGTGCAGAGGTATATCTTATACtaggaatttaa
- the LOC100168222 gene encoding vacuolar protein sorting-associated protein 51 homolog isoform X1 — MDIKPGDPYDIDGACFNAEMYVKKVLKESNLKQVIDHEREIHQDIQSLHSDMQTLVYENYNKFILATDTIGKMKNDFKSLEEDMESLLFKMDEITNTSEIITSSLHANRDEISKLSETHTLLKRLEFVYTLPTTLNKLLIKGDYAQVVQEYLHAQRVLTQYGNQESLKGILNDCNKIVNELKKILYSHLRDKDITGKELTKSVNLLLQLDEPVLSLCKEFLLHSKKCLLESLNVLQLQVEDINQDMIEFIDLGSDTFLSQLCLVIASFNDMFVENLSKNDENEETEISINQLNVFVEDNMIRYLEIVQCYIDRNTSDTAILVRALDRFYRKIQAIGKLFSYKDFTLNVMEIISSAARRQTKLHLDMLKAHFHDKLATVRQSLVSLQKLNDNGFATESLASLTSDVIEKIKGILQDISAFLDPKVSFSTNNALRKTISVDYVRESLVVGFLHYLSSAARSYTICIPCPPAFLFLIMTKMCLEFQISGVGHLLKLVDETYEINKYFETKNKNSSQLSSEVELASDMHSAAQHLVNYYVRVEGLSISQMLKKSVETRDWLHSLEPRTVRAVMKRVVEEITSVDSQVGELFEEGLRTDRSSDSSRRTQMSRHIRAWSTGGTATNTQTFSAINRLFSERIDIFSPVQFSRVSITTGIIKISLKTLLECVRLRTFNRYGLQQVQVDIHYLQLYLWRFVSDENLVHLLLDEILSSSVHRCLNPVLMEPSVVEIICERG, encoded by the exons ATGGATATTAAACCAGGAGATCCTTATGACATTGACGGTGCATGTTTCAATGCAGAGatgtatgtaaaaaaagtacttaag gagtcaaatttaaaacaagtaataGATCATGAAAGAGAAATACATCAAGACATTCAATCTTTACATTCCGATATGCAAACTTTAGTATATGAAAACtacaacaaatttattttggcTACTGATACAATTGGAAAA atgaaaaatgattttaaaagttTAGAAGAAGATATGGAatcacttttatttaaaatggatGAGATTACTAATACATCAGAAATAATTACATCATCTTTGCAT gccAATAGAGATGAAATATCAAAACTTTCAGAGacacatacattattaaaacgGTTGGAGTTTGTTTACACGCTTCCAACAacattaaataaacttttaataaaaggAGATTATGcacag gTTGTACAAGAATATTTACATGCTCAACGAGTCTTAACTCAATATGGTAATCAAGAATCGTTAAAGGGAATACTTAATGATTGCAACAAAATAGTGAATGAACTTAAGAAAATTTTATACAGCCATTTAAGAGATAAAGAT ATTACTGGTAAAGAATTAACTAAATCTGTTAATCTATTACTTCAACTTGATGAGCCAGTTTTATCACTATGCAAAGAATTTTTATTAcactcaaaaaaatgtttattggagTCATTGAATGTACTTCAATTGCAAGTTGAAGATATAAATCAA gatatgattgaatttattgatttaggaAGTGACACTTTCCTTAGTCAATTGTGCCTGGTAATTGCATCATTCAATGATATGTTTGttgaaaatttatcaaaaaa tGATGAAAATGAAGAAACCGAAATCagtataaatcaattaaatgtatttgttgaaGATAATATGATTCGATACCTGGAAATAGTTCAGTGTTATATTGATAGAAATACAAGTGACACAGCGATCCTAGTTAGAGCTCTAGACAGATTTTATAGAAAGATTCAAGCAATTGGAAAATTGTTTTCCTACAAAGATTTTacatt gaATGTAATGGAGATTATTTCATCTGCTGCCCGTCGTCAAACTAAATTACACTTAGATATGTTAAAAGCACACTTCCACGATAAACTCGCAACTGTACGTCAGTCATTAGTATCAttgcaaaaattaaatgataatggATTTGCTACTGAATCCTTGGCATCATTAACATCAGatgtaatagaaaaaattaaaggaATTTTACAAGATATTTCT GCATTTTTAGATCCAAAAGTATCATTTTCAACCAATAATGCACTTCGAAAAACTATTAGTGTGGATTATGTACGCGAAAGTCTTGTTGTGggatttttacattatttatccTCAGCAGCTCGTTCTTACACTATTTGCATACCTTGCCCACCCGCTTTTCTTTTCCTGATTATGACAAAAATGTGTcttgaatttcaaatttctgGTGTCGGTCATTTG ttaaaactaGTTGATGAAACTtacgaaattaataaatattttgaaaccaaAAACAAGAATTCATCTCAACTTAGCTCTGAAGTTGAGTTGGCATCAGATATGCATTCTGCCGCTCAACATCTTGTAAACTATTATGTACGCGTTGAAGGACTATCCATATCACAa atgTTAAAGAAATCTGTTGAAACCCGTGATTGGCTTCATAGTTTAGAACCAAGAACAGTGCGCGCTGTTATGAAACGAGTGGTGGAGGAAATTACATCTGTCGACAGTCAA GTTGGTGAATTATTTGAAGAAGGTTTGCGGACCGACAGAAGTAGTGATTCGAGTCGTAGAACTCAAATGTCTAGACATATAAGGGCATGGTCTACTGGTGGAACAGCTACAAACACCCAAACATTTTCCGCCATCAATAGATTATTTTCAGAACGCATAGACATATTTTCGCCAGTTCAATTTTCGAGAGTTTCTATTACAACAggcattattaaaataagtctTAAG ACACTTTTAGAATGTGTTCGCTTAAGAACATTTAATCGCTACGGACTTCAACAGGTTCAAGttgatattcattatttacagCTTTATTTGTGGCGATTTGTTTCTGATgaaaa
- the LOC100168222 gene encoding vacuolar protein sorting-associated protein 51 homolog isoform X2, producing MFQCRDESNLKQVIDHEREIHQDIQSLHSDMQTLVYENYNKFILATDTIGKMKNDFKSLEEDMESLLFKMDEITNTSEIITSSLHANRDEISKLSETHTLLKRLEFVYTLPTTLNKLLIKGDYAQVVQEYLHAQRVLTQYGNQESLKGILNDCNKIVNELKKILYSHLRDKDITGKELTKSVNLLLQLDEPVLSLCKEFLLHSKKCLLESLNVLQLQVEDINQDMIEFIDLGSDTFLSQLCLVIASFNDMFVENLSKNDENEETEISINQLNVFVEDNMIRYLEIVQCYIDRNTSDTAILVRALDRFYRKIQAIGKLFSYKDFTLNVMEIISSAARRQTKLHLDMLKAHFHDKLATVRQSLVSLQKLNDNGFATESLASLTSDVIEKIKGILQDISAFLDPKVSFSTNNALRKTISVDYVRESLVVGFLHYLSSAARSYTICIPCPPAFLFLIMTKMCLEFQISGVGHLLKLVDETYEINKYFETKNKNSSQLSSEVELASDMHSAAQHLVNYYVRVEGLSISQMLKKSVETRDWLHSLEPRTVRAVMKRVVEEITSVDSQVGELFEEGLRTDRSSDSSRRTQMSRHIRAWSTGGTATNTQTFSAINRLFSERIDIFSPVQFSRVSITTGIIKISLKTLLECVRLRTFNRYGLQQVQVDIHYLQLYLWRFVSDENLVHLLLDEILSSSVHRCLNPVLMEPSVVEIICERG from the exons ATGTTTCAATGCAGAGat gagtcaaatttaaaacaagtaataGATCATGAAAGAGAAATACATCAAGACATTCAATCTTTACATTCCGATATGCAAACTTTAGTATATGAAAACtacaacaaatttattttggcTACTGATACAATTGGAAAA atgaaaaatgattttaaaagttTAGAAGAAGATATGGAatcacttttatttaaaatggatGAGATTACTAATACATCAGAAATAATTACATCATCTTTGCAT gccAATAGAGATGAAATATCAAAACTTTCAGAGacacatacattattaaaacgGTTGGAGTTTGTTTACACGCTTCCAACAacattaaataaacttttaataaaaggAGATTATGcacag gTTGTACAAGAATATTTACATGCTCAACGAGTCTTAACTCAATATGGTAATCAAGAATCGTTAAAGGGAATACTTAATGATTGCAACAAAATAGTGAATGAACTTAAGAAAATTTTATACAGCCATTTAAGAGATAAAGAT ATTACTGGTAAAGAATTAACTAAATCTGTTAATCTATTACTTCAACTTGATGAGCCAGTTTTATCACTATGCAAAGAATTTTTATTAcactcaaaaaaatgtttattggagTCATTGAATGTACTTCAATTGCAAGTTGAAGATATAAATCAA gatatgattgaatttattgatttaggaAGTGACACTTTCCTTAGTCAATTGTGCCTGGTAATTGCATCATTCAATGATATGTTTGttgaaaatttatcaaaaaa tGATGAAAATGAAGAAACCGAAATCagtataaatcaattaaatgtatttgttgaaGATAATATGATTCGATACCTGGAAATAGTTCAGTGTTATATTGATAGAAATACAAGTGACACAGCGATCCTAGTTAGAGCTCTAGACAGATTTTATAGAAAGATTCAAGCAATTGGAAAATTGTTTTCCTACAAAGATTTTacatt gaATGTAATGGAGATTATTTCATCTGCTGCCCGTCGTCAAACTAAATTACACTTAGATATGTTAAAAGCACACTTCCACGATAAACTCGCAACTGTACGTCAGTCATTAGTATCAttgcaaaaattaaatgataatggATTTGCTACTGAATCCTTGGCATCATTAACATCAGatgtaatagaaaaaattaaaggaATTTTACAAGATATTTCT GCATTTTTAGATCCAAAAGTATCATTTTCAACCAATAATGCACTTCGAAAAACTATTAGTGTGGATTATGTACGCGAAAGTCTTGTTGTGggatttttacattatttatccTCAGCAGCTCGTTCTTACACTATTTGCATACCTTGCCCACCCGCTTTTCTTTTCCTGATTATGACAAAAATGTGTcttgaatttcaaatttctgGTGTCGGTCATTTG ttaaaactaGTTGATGAAACTtacgaaattaataaatattttgaaaccaaAAACAAGAATTCATCTCAACTTAGCTCTGAAGTTGAGTTGGCATCAGATATGCATTCTGCCGCTCAACATCTTGTAAACTATTATGTACGCGTTGAAGGACTATCCATATCACAa atgTTAAAGAAATCTGTTGAAACCCGTGATTGGCTTCATAGTTTAGAACCAAGAACAGTGCGCGCTGTTATGAAACGAGTGGTGGAGGAAATTACATCTGTCGACAGTCAA GTTGGTGAATTATTTGAAGAAGGTTTGCGGACCGACAGAAGTAGTGATTCGAGTCGTAGAACTCAAATGTCTAGACATATAAGGGCATGGTCTACTGGTGGAACAGCTACAAACACCCAAACATTTTCCGCCATCAATAGATTATTTTCAGAACGCATAGACATATTTTCGCCAGTTCAATTTTCGAGAGTTTCTATTACAACAggcattattaaaataagtctTAAG ACACTTTTAGAATGTGTTCGCTTAAGAACATTTAATCGCTACGGACTTCAACAGGTTCAAGttgatattcattatttacagCTTTATTTGTGGCGATTTGTTTCTGATgaaaa
- the LOC100168222 gene encoding vacuolar protein sorting-associated protein 51 homolog isoform X3 gives MQTLVYENYNKFILATDTIGKMKNDFKSLEEDMESLLFKMDEITNTSEIITSSLHANRDEISKLSETHTLLKRLEFVYTLPTTLNKLLIKGDYAQVVQEYLHAQRVLTQYGNQESLKGILNDCNKIVNELKKILYSHLRDKDITGKELTKSVNLLLQLDEPVLSLCKEFLLHSKKCLLESLNVLQLQVEDINQDMIEFIDLGSDTFLSQLCLVIASFNDMFVENLSKNDENEETEISINQLNVFVEDNMIRYLEIVQCYIDRNTSDTAILVRALDRFYRKIQAIGKLFSYKDFTLNVMEIISSAARRQTKLHLDMLKAHFHDKLATVRQSLVSLQKLNDNGFATESLASLTSDVIEKIKGILQDISAFLDPKVSFSTNNALRKTISVDYVRESLVVGFLHYLSSAARSYTICIPCPPAFLFLIMTKMCLEFQISGVGHLLKLVDETYEINKYFETKNKNSSQLSSEVELASDMHSAAQHLVNYYVRVEGLSISQMLKKSVETRDWLHSLEPRTVRAVMKRVVEEITSVDSQVGELFEEGLRTDRSSDSSRRTQMSRHIRAWSTGGTATNTQTFSAINRLFSERIDIFSPVQFSRVSITTGIIKISLKTLLECVRLRTFNRYGLQQVQVDIHYLQLYLWRFVSDENLVHLLLDEILSSSVHRCLNPVLMEPSVVEIICERG, from the exons ATGCAAACTTTAGTATATGAAAACtacaacaaatttattttggcTACTGATACAATTGGAAAA atgaaaaatgattttaaaagttTAGAAGAAGATATGGAatcacttttatttaaaatggatGAGATTACTAATACATCAGAAATAATTACATCATCTTTGCAT gccAATAGAGATGAAATATCAAAACTTTCAGAGacacatacattattaaaacgGTTGGAGTTTGTTTACACGCTTCCAACAacattaaataaacttttaataaaaggAGATTATGcacag gTTGTACAAGAATATTTACATGCTCAACGAGTCTTAACTCAATATGGTAATCAAGAATCGTTAAAGGGAATACTTAATGATTGCAACAAAATAGTGAATGAACTTAAGAAAATTTTATACAGCCATTTAAGAGATAAAGAT ATTACTGGTAAAGAATTAACTAAATCTGTTAATCTATTACTTCAACTTGATGAGCCAGTTTTATCACTATGCAAAGAATTTTTATTAcactcaaaaaaatgtttattggagTCATTGAATGTACTTCAATTGCAAGTTGAAGATATAAATCAA gatatgattgaatttattgatttaggaAGTGACACTTTCCTTAGTCAATTGTGCCTGGTAATTGCATCATTCAATGATATGTTTGttgaaaatttatcaaaaaa tGATGAAAATGAAGAAACCGAAATCagtataaatcaattaaatgtatttgttgaaGATAATATGATTCGATACCTGGAAATAGTTCAGTGTTATATTGATAGAAATACAAGTGACACAGCGATCCTAGTTAGAGCTCTAGACAGATTTTATAGAAAGATTCAAGCAATTGGAAAATTGTTTTCCTACAAAGATTTTacatt gaATGTAATGGAGATTATTTCATCTGCTGCCCGTCGTCAAACTAAATTACACTTAGATATGTTAAAAGCACACTTCCACGATAAACTCGCAACTGTACGTCAGTCATTAGTATCAttgcaaaaattaaatgataatggATTTGCTACTGAATCCTTGGCATCATTAACATCAGatgtaatagaaaaaattaaaggaATTTTACAAGATATTTCT GCATTTTTAGATCCAAAAGTATCATTTTCAACCAATAATGCACTTCGAAAAACTATTAGTGTGGATTATGTACGCGAAAGTCTTGTTGTGggatttttacattatttatccTCAGCAGCTCGTTCTTACACTATTTGCATACCTTGCCCACCCGCTTTTCTTTTCCTGATTATGACAAAAATGTGTcttgaatttcaaatttctgGTGTCGGTCATTTG ttaaaactaGTTGATGAAACTtacgaaattaataaatattttgaaaccaaAAACAAGAATTCATCTCAACTTAGCTCTGAAGTTGAGTTGGCATCAGATATGCATTCTGCCGCTCAACATCTTGTAAACTATTATGTACGCGTTGAAGGACTATCCATATCACAa atgTTAAAGAAATCTGTTGAAACCCGTGATTGGCTTCATAGTTTAGAACCAAGAACAGTGCGCGCTGTTATGAAACGAGTGGTGGAGGAAATTACATCTGTCGACAGTCAA GTTGGTGAATTATTTGAAGAAGGTTTGCGGACCGACAGAAGTAGTGATTCGAGTCGTAGAACTCAAATGTCTAGACATATAAGGGCATGGTCTACTGGTGGAACAGCTACAAACACCCAAACATTTTCCGCCATCAATAGATTATTTTCAGAACGCATAGACATATTTTCGCCAGTTCAATTTTCGAGAGTTTCTATTACAACAggcattattaaaataagtctTAAG ACACTTTTAGAATGTGTTCGCTTAAGAACATTTAATCGCTACGGACTTCAACAGGTTCAAGttgatattcattatttacagCTTTATTTGTGGCGATTTGTTTCTGATgaaaa